A window of Streptomyces sp. NBC_01224 genomic DNA:
ATGGGGCAAGGTGTCGGGAACTCGGCGTGCGGCTCGGGAGTAGGTCAGGTAGGGACAATGCGTACGGGACACCGGGGGCGATGCGTACGCGGACGGGTGGAGCGGATGGAACGGATCGATGGGACCGGACCCGGGGAACAGGGTGCGGGGCGGCCGGAGCGTGCCCGGGAGCAGGTGGCGGGCGCGGCCCGTCCCGCGCCCGGCGGCCGCCCGGCCCCCCTCGCCTCGTTCGCGTACACCGCAGCCGACGAGGAGAAGCGTCGCGGTGTACGCCGGATGAAGACCACGGCCACGGGCCTCCTTCTGCTGGTCGCGCTCGTGTACGTCCTCGCCACCTGGGCGAAGAACGTGGGTGTGGGCGGCTGGCCGGGCTTCGTCGCCGCGGCCGCCGAGGCGGGGATGGTGGGTGCGCTGGCCGACTGGTTCGCCGTCACGGCGCTGTTCAAGCGTCCGCTCGGCCTGCCGATCCCGCACACCGCCATCATCCCCACCAAAAAAGACCAGCTGGGAGCCTCCTTGGGTTCCTTCGTCGGCGAGAATTTTCTCTCCGGCGATGTCGTACGCAGCCGCATCCACGCCCTGGGTGTCGGTGGCCGGCTCGGTGCCTGGCTGGCCGAGCCGGATCACGCCGACCGGGTGACCGCCGAGCTGTCGACCGCGCTGCGCGGCGCGCTGACGGTGCTGCGGGACTCCGATGTGCAGGCCGTGGTGGGTGAGGCGATCACCCGGCGGGCCAATGCGGCGGAGATCGGTCCCGGCCTCGGCAAGATGCTGGAGAAGATCGTCGCGGACGGCGGCCACCGCAGGATGGTGGACCTGATCTGTGTGCGCGCCCACGACTGGCTGGTGCTGCACAGCGATTCCGTGATGGACGCGGTGCAGGGCGGGGCACCGGGCTGGACGCCGCGGTTCGTCGACAAGCGGGTGGGGGAGCGGGTCTACAAGGAACTGCTGCGCTTCATCACGGAGATGCGGGACATGCCGGGGCACCCGGCGCGCGGTTCGATCGACACGTTCCTGACGGACTTCGCGGCCGACCTCCAGACGGACTCGGACACCCGGGCACGGGTGGAGCGGCTGAAGTCGGAGATCCTGGGGCGCGGCGAGGTCCAGGAGGTCATCGCATCGGCCTGGTCGTCGGTGCGCACGATGATGATCGCGGCTGCGGACGACGAGCAGAGCGAGCTGCGGCTGCGCGCGCGGGCCTCACTGCTGACGTTCGGCGCGCGGCTGGCGACGGACGGGCGGATGCAGGCCAAGCTGGAGGGCTGGCTGGAGGACGCGGCGGTCTATGTCGTCACGACGTACCGCGCGGAGATCACGTCGCTGATCAGTGACACGGTCGCGAGCTGGGACGCGGACCAGACATCGAAGAAGATCGAGGCGCACATCGGCCGTGACCTGCAGTTCATCCGGATCAACGGCACGGTGGTGGGTGCGCTGGCGGGGCTGCTGATCTATACGGTGTCGCGGGCACTGGGGGCGTAGGGCCCGGGGTTCCGGCTCGTCGGAGCCTTGAGGGTTCCGGGCGCGTACCCGTCCTGTCGTACGGATACGCACCCGGCTTACGCGGGGGAGTGCCCTTGAATACGCACATGGTCCCGCCCGCGTTCAACGCATCCGGCAGATGATCAGCGGCTGATCACCGGCAATCCGTACGCGATTCAGGCGGCCCGGCGGGTGACCGCCCACGACGCGGCGGCCACGCCGCCCGCCACGGCGAAGACGGCGGGCCAGGCGCCGACCTTCTTGGCCAGCGGATGAGAACCGGCGAACGCGGCGACATACGCGGTGGTCAGCCCGACGGCCGCGCGCGGCCCGGCCTGCCGGTTCCACTCGTACGCGGCGACGCTGCCCGCGGCGGCGAGGGCGACTCCGCCCAGCGGCCGCTTCTTGGTCCACCGTGCGACGGCGTACCCGCCGACCAGCCCGCTCGCCGCCACCGCCGCTGCCGGAACCTTCGCCATCGCAGCCACCTTCGCCTTCTTGTCTGAGTTGTCCGGACCCGGAGCCCGGGTTCTTCGAGGCTAACGCGGCGTGCGGACTTCCTGTCGCCGAGGGGGTGCACAGGCGTTTACTCTTGGGGGTGAACGAGCGTGCACCCCTGCGCGAAGCCCCTGCCGCCGAGCACCGTACGGAGAGTCATGCCCGCGGACATACCTGCCCCGACCGCCACCACGGATGTGGCCCCGCATCCCCGTTTCGCCGTAGGCGTCCTCGCGTTCTGCGGTGTCGTGGTCGCGGTCATGCAGACGATCGTCGTCCCGCTCCTCCCGCACATCCCGGCCCTCACCGGCGCGACCCCCGCCGCCGCGAGTTGGCTGGTCACCGTCACCCTCCTCACCGGTGCCGTCTTCACACCCGTCCTGGGCCGGGTCGGTGACATGTACGGCAAGCGGCGGGTGCTCGTCGCCTCGCTCATGGTGCTGGTGGTGGGCTCGGTCCTGTGTGCGGTCAGCTCCCACATCGGGGTGTTGATCACCGGCCGCGCCCTGCAGGGTGCGGCGCTCGCCGTCGTGCCGCTGGGCATCAGCATCCTGCGCGACGAACTCCCGCCCGAGCGTGTGCTGTCCGCCGTGGCGCTGATGAGCTCGACGCTCGGCATCGGCGCGGCGGTCGGGCTGCCGGTCGCGGCGCTCGTCGTCGAGAACTTCGACTGGCACACGATGTTCTGGGTCTCGGGAGTGATCGGCGTCATCGACATCGTGCTGGTGCTGTGGTGCGTACCGGAATCCCCGCTCCGCACCCGCGGCCGTTTCGACGCCGTCGGTGCGCTGGGGCTGTCCGGGGCCCTGGTCTGCCTGCTGCTCGCGGTCACCCAGGGCGCCGACTGGGGCTGGGCGTCGGCGCGGACGGTCGGTCTGCTGGTGGCCGCCGTCGTCGTGGCGCTGGTCTGGGGTGCGTACGAGCTCCGCGTCCCGACGCCGATGGTCGATCTGCGGGTCTCGGCCCGTCCGGCCGTCCTGCTCACCAACGTGGCCGCCCTGCTGATCGGCTTCGCCTTCTATGCGAACTCCCTGGTCACCGCGCAGATGGTGCAGGAGCCGAAGGCGACGGGTTACGGGCTCGGCGCCTCGCTCGTCGTCAGCGGGCTGTGTCTGCTGCCGGGCGGCGTGATGATGGTGGCGCTCTCGCCGGTCTCGGCGCGGATCTCCGCGAAGTACGGTCCGAAGGTGAGCCTTGCGCTGGCGGCGGGCGTGATCGCGGCCGGATATGTGGTGCGGTACTTCACCAGCCACAGCCTCTGGATGATCATCGCCGGTGCGACGGTCGTCGCCTCCGGCACGGCCATCGCGTACTCGGCGCTGCCCGCGCTGGTCATGCGCGGCGTCCCGGTCAGCGAGACGGGCGCGGCCAATGGTCTCAACACCTTGATGCGGTCGATCGGGCAGGCCTTCTGCAGTGCGACGGTGGCCGCGGTCCTCGCCGACATCACGTTCCTGGTGGGCGGCCGGACGGCCCCGACGCTCCACGCCTACCAGGTGGTCTTCCTGATCGCGGCGGGCGCGGCGCTCGCGGCGATGCTGGTCACGCTGTGCCTGCCGGGCGGCCGTACGCCCACGGCGGGTACGGTCGAAGAGAGCCGCAACGCCCCGGGCGACCGGAAGAACGGTGTGCGGACGATGCCGATCCAGGAGGGCGCATGACCAGCCGCCAGGCCACCGTTCCGGCCCCGGCTCCGGCCCCGGGACCGGAGCCGACCGCTGTCGATCCGGGCACGGGCCGGGACGCGATCCTGCGCGCCGCCCGCAGGGCGTTCACACAGCGCCCCTACGCCGAGGTGACCATAAGGGGGATCGCGGCCGACGCCGGAGTGAGCCCGTCCCTGGTCGTCAAGCACTTCGGCCGCAAGGAAGAACTCTTCAACACCGTCGCCGACTTCGGCCCCGCAGCCGCCGAACTCTTCGACGCCCCGATCGACATGCTGGGCCGCCACATGGTGGTGACGTTGATGAGCCGCCGCCGGGAACTGCAGTCCGACCCACTGCTGCGGGTCGTCTTCTCGCTCGGCAACCGCGACGAACGCTCCCTGCTGCGCGACCGCTTCCACGAACAGGTCACCGACGCCCTGGCCGCCCGCCTCACTGGCCCCGAACGCACCCTGCGCGCCGAATTGATCGCCGGCCACCTCCTCGGCCTCGGCGCCACCCTCAGCCTCCACCGCGAGGGCGCAGGCGCCCAGGCCACCCCCGAACACATCGCGGACCTGTATGCGCCCGCGCTGCAGACCCTGATCACGGGGTGAGGGGCGGGGGCGACGCCGGACCGGGGATGTAAGGTCTGGCCCAACCGGAAGAGGGGGGCCTCATGTTCATCCGTACCAACACGCGCGGCGCTGCAACAGCCGTGGCCGCGGCAGCGGTTCTCGGAGCGTTCCTGGTGGGCTGCACCAGCGTCTCCACGTCGCAGGGGCCGGGTGACGACGTTCCCTATGCGGCGCCGTCCGCGAACGCGTCGGCCATGGTCAAGGCGGCCGACGACGCCGCCGCGGCGAAGAGCGCCTCGGACGAGGCGAGTGCGGGAGCGGAGGCGGCCGAGGCCGCCGGGAACAGTCCGGAGGCCGTACGCGACGCCTTCGCGGGTCTCCAGGCCACGCTGAAGGACAACTGCACCCCCGGGTCGGCGAACTGCGCCTACTTCCTGGGCCGGGTCAACGTTGAACTGGCGCGCCTGGACAAGGCCATGAAGGCGGACGCTCAGGGCCCCGGCCGCTTCAAGGAGCCGCTGGCCTGGATCAGCACCCTGCGCAAGACGCTGAACGGTGACACCTCGACAGCCAACCTGGAGAAGCACCGCTCCGAACTGATCGGCACCCGCGACCGCATCAACACCTGGATGCAGGGCCACCCGGAGGACTACCGCTGACGGTCGCCGTCCTGCGCCGACCGGGCCGGGCGGGCGGCGCCGTCACGGGTGGTAGAGCGCCCGGGACCGGCCCTGGTCGACCGCCCCACCCTCTTCCGCAGGCAGGCCCACATGCAGGAAATAGTCCGCCTGCCACTCCTGTGTACGTCCGGCCTGGCGATTGGTCGTCGTCACCCAGGGCGGGTAGACGCGGAAGGCGCGCTTCCCGCCGGAGCCGTTCCGAGACACGATGCCCCGCTCGCAGAGCACGTCCCGTGGAAACACGAACTGCCCGAAATGGTCGGCTTCACGGGTGCTGATGACGAAGAGACCGACGGGGTCCTCGGAGTCGTAGGGCTGAATCGGCCCACCGGCGGACCGCTTCCACACCGTCACGAACTGGCCGACCTTCGTCGGGGTCGTCCTGGCCACCCGGAACCTGACGGCGGCGCCGTCCACGGTGAATACATGCGCCCCGTACTCGGCGCTCTCCGCCTCGGGCGCCGGCCGGGAACATACGAAACCGCACGGGTCGTAAACCAGAGACTTCGCCGCGAGAAGGTCGGCGTGCATCGACCCGTCGCACGACCAGGGCTCGGGTGCGGGTCCGGGCCCACAAGACGTCATCATTCACCCCATTCTGTCATCGTGCCGCAGGCGGGCGCCGACGAGTGCATGGGGCCGGCTGCCCCCGGGCTCGGACGCCGTGGCTGACCCCGAAGCCCCGCCCGACCGGCGGGCTTAGCCATGCCCGCCCCCGGCCGGTCCGCCGCCCTCCTGTCGGTATGATCGGCGTACAATTTGAACTCGTTCAAAAGGGGGAACGGTTCATGCCTGAGCCGACCGTGCCCGACCCGACCGACACACCCGCCGTCGCCCTGGGCCCCACCGCACTTGTTCTCGGCGCCGCCTCCGCCATAGGTGCATGGGTGCCCGCGTTCGCCACGTTCCCAGGGGCGATCATCGCCGGAGCCCTCGCCGTCACCCTTGGCGCAGCGGGCATCCACTACGCCCGCCACGGCACCGGCCGCCTGTGGACCGCAATCGCCGGAACCACCCTCGGCACCATCGGAGTCGTCGGCACCATCACCCTCATCTGGGCGATCAGCGCCTGAGCCCCGAGCCCCCGCCGGGAGTCGCTCGACCCGCCCGACTCCCACCGGGCGGGCCGCAGCTGCGTCGCCCTAGCCGCGATCGATCTGCGCGGCCCGCCCCGTGAGCAGCCCGAGCACCTGTCCCAGCTGCTCGCGGGCGCCCGGATCGGTGATGATCCCCTCCGCGTCGACCGCGTTCCGGTCCACGGTGATCCGTACGCAGGCCGACTCCACGATGTCCGCACCGGTGTAGCCGAGCACCGTCCGCAGCGTGGCCTCGGCGCCCTGGCCACGGCCGGGGGCGGCGGCGTTCACCCACGCGGTCGGCTTGTCGCAGATCTCGGTGCCGCCGACCGTCCAGTCCAGCAGGTTCTTGAACGCCCCCGGCAGGGTCCCCGCGTACTCCGGCGTACAGACCAGAACGGCATCCGCCTCGTCGATCGCCGTACGCAGCGCGGCCACCGGCTCCGGCAGGGGCTCGGCGTCGTCATCGGGATTGAAGTGCGGGAGTGCCGCGAGGCCACCGTAGAGAACGGTCCGTACGCCCGCAGGCGCCACGGCCTGCACGGTGCGCAGCACGGTCTCGTTGGAGGAACCGCTGCGCAGGCTTCCGGACAGCAAAAGGATCACACGGGGCGTCGACATGTCCGGTCAACCAGTGACGGCAGGGCCTCATTCCCCTGACCACGCCACCCCGGCACGAGCGCGGCCGGCTCGTACCGGGGTGGGCGGTCGGAAGGTGGTGGCGGGATCAGCTGAAGGCGACGGAACGGAGCTTCAGCCGGTCGGAGGCGTGGCCGCCGTGCGGCCGGAGGAGGAAGAAGTCGCCCTCGCAGTCGACGCCGGTGAAGACAACGGCGGTCGCGTCGGTGTTGTTCCACGGAGAGTGGGCGGGGTTCGACGAACCGGGGTCGGCGACCTCGGGCAGGGTGATGCACACCCTGCTCGGCGGGTCGATCAGGAAGGCGACCTGCGGGGAGCCGTCGAGACCGCTGTATGTGTAGCTGAAGTCTCCGGAGGCCGCGTCGGCCGAGGTCGGCACAGCGACGATGAGCGCGAGCGCGCCGAAGGCGGCAGCCACGGTGGAACGAAGACGCATGAAGGGCACTCCTTGTGCGGGAGATGAATCGGAACCGGCCCAAGTCTGCGGCGCTGACCTGCGGTTACTGTCAGACGTGGGGTTCCGTCACCCGGACGGGAACTGCCGAATCGGTTCTGCCCACGGCCATGTGGGTCATGTACCGCGCTCGCCGAGTTGACCGCCGCCGCGGCCGTCTTCATCACCAGCCTCACCGAAACTCTGCCCGCGGGCCTGTTGCCCGCCAGCCCTGACTGCTGGTCGCCGCTGCGGCAGCCGTCCTGGCGGTGCCGGCCGGCAGCCCCGCTCTCGTCTACGTGGCGGTGGTGCTGTGGGGGCTCGGCCGGGGAGGTGCCCCCACCCTCCTGCAGACCGCGGCGGGCGAGGCGGCGGGCAACGAGGCGGATGCGGCGCAGGGCGCGCAGGCCATGCTCGTCACGCTGTGGAACGCGGCCACGGCCGGTGGCGGACTCGTGGGCGGCGTTCTGCTGGACACATTCGGATCAACGGCCTTTCCCTGGGGTGTACTTGTGCTGATGCTGCCGGTTGTGGCGGTGGTGACCGCAGCCCGCGCACACGGATTCCCGGCACGGCGCGCGAGCGCGACCCGGTGAACGTCTCGCAACCTGTCCAAGGGGCCGAACCCGAGGGAGGCATCCTGGCGGACGTGCCCCTTCGGTGCCCGCTGGGACCGGGTGTGGGGCAAGGGGTTGGTTCCTTGAGTGGTGAACCGGCCGCCGCTCTTGGCCTCTTGTGGGTTACAGCGTTTCCGGCCTTCTGATTGTGCTGGGGGGAGGGCCGCCTCCCGTGCGCATTGGGAGTGAAATAAAACAAACGGCGATCTTTGGACCATTTCAGCAGTCAATCCACAAACGCGGTCGTTTGGGTGACCCTGCCGAGCGCCAGATTCCCCCTTGTAACGTTCGAGCCGAAGGGACACGAGCATGGCTGACTGGAAGCAAGTCTCTGGTGGTCTCACGACGATCTCGGTCGGGTCCAGGACTCATGTGTGGGGCGTGAACTCTCTGGGCCAGATGTACCGGTACACCGGGCATGACACCAACCCGTGGGTCGGTATCCCCGGTAAGGCGGTGGACATCGGTGTGGCCGCCGACGGCACCGTCTGGCACGTCAACTCCGCCGGTGGGATCTACCGCTACACCGGAGACCAGGGCTCTACCGACTGGGTCGCCGTCTCCGGCGGCCTCACCCGTATCTCGGTCGGGTCCAGGACTCATGTGTGGGGCGTGAACTCTCTGGGCCAGATCTACCGGTACACCGGGCATGACACCAACCCGTGGGTCGGTATCCCCGGTAAGGCGGTGGACATCGGTGTGGCCGCCGACGGCACCGTCTACCACGTCAACTCCGCCGGTGGGATCTACCGCTACACCGGAGACCAGGGCTCTACCGACTGGGTCGCCGTCTCCGGCGGCCTCACCCGTATCTCGGTCGGGTCCAGGACTCATGTGTGGGGCGTGAACTCCCTGGACCAGATCTACCGGTACACCGGGCATGACACCAACCCGTGGGTCGGTATCCCCGGTAAGGCGGTGGACATCGGTGTGGCCGCCGACGGCACCGTCTGGCACGTCAACTCCGATGGCGCGATCTACCGCTACACGGGAGACCAACCGAGCTGACCCCGGGCAGCAACTGCGAGGGGCCCCTGCCCGGGATGGCAGAGGCCTCTCGTGGGTGAGCAATCAGCGCGGCCGGGCCGGGCCGCTGCCGCGTTGCCCGCCCTCGGCAACGGGAGCAACTGGAAGGTGCTCTGCGAGGCGTAGAGGGCATGACCGAGGAGGGCGAGCAGTCACAGTGTTCCCGCTCCGGCAACAGCTCCGAGTGCGCCCCCGCGCACAGCCGACCGCTCGGAACTCTCACTCTGCGGCGTGGCATTGACGGCCTCCTGGGCGTGTTGATCAGGAGCGTCGAGGGGGCCTCACATACTCCCGGAGGGCAGGGATACCCGCACCTCGAAACGGGCGAGTACCAACATCCGAGTGATCTCAATCGTGTTGATCATCACGCCGTGCTAACTGAACGTATGAGCTAGCGTTCCGAAAGTGATCAAGACCTCAATCCCCTCTGACCAGGCCTCTTCGACCGTCGCAGCACTGACGCAGGCGCTCTTCGGCGAACGCCTGGATCAGCTCCACGAGCCCTGGCGCAAGCTGTTCAGCACTGAGCCGTTCAGCTTCAGAGAAGGGCTGTCGCCCGATGAACGTGCCGCGCTGTCCTACGAGCGTTTACATCTGATCAACGAGGCACTCGACAGCCCCGAGGACTTCGTGGTCGATGTGGAACGACTCACGGCACTGCATGAATGGGCAGGCCCTGTGGACGCGGGATTGGGGACAGTGGCGAGTATCCACTACAACCTCTTCCTCGGCAGCCTCCTCGAAAAACACACGGCGGGCCCGAGCCGCGATCTGCGGGAGTTCGTTGAGCTGCGGCGTACAGGAACGTTTCTGTGCACGGAGGCCGGGCACGGCAACAGCGCCTCCCAACTGGAGACCACCGCCACGTACGACCGAACCGCGGGCGAGTTCGTGCTGAACACTCCCAGTGCGGCCGCCCGCAAGTTCATGCCGAACACCAGCTCCACCGGCGGTCCCAAAACCGCTGTCGTCGCCGCCCGCCTCATCACGGACGGCAAAGACCAGGGCGTCTTCCTGTTTCTTACTCCGCTCAGCGACGAGACCGGGCGACCGATGCCGGGAGTCGAGATACGCAGGCTGCCTCAGACAGCCACCGCCCCTGTCGACCACTGCATCACCTCCTTTGACAACGTCCGTCTGCCACAAGAAGCGCTTCTGCAGTCCGACCACGGACGCCTCACACCGGAAGGCGTCTTCACGAGTTCGATCGGCAGTCCCCGAAAGCGCTTCCTGCACTCCATCGGCCGCGTCACCACCGGCAAGCTCTGTATGAGCGCCTACAGCCTCGGCGTCACGCGCCACGCGCTCGCTGTGGCCGTACGGCACGCCCACACGAGGCAGACTTCCGGCGTGACAGCCGGCGGCAACGTTCCGCTGTTCGCTCACCGCAGCCACCACGCTCCGCTCGTGGACGCCATCGCCACCACCTACGCCGCGACTCTCCTGCACCGCGCCGCGGTACGGCAGTGGGCGCAGGCAACGGAGCCGGAGCGGGAGAACGCTGAGCGGTTCGCAGCCATAGCCAAGGGCTGGATCACCTGGCGGGCCCGCGCCGTCATGACCGAGTGCCGCGAACGCTGCGGTGCGCAGGGACTCTTCTTGGCCAACGGAATCGCGGGCCAGTTGGCAGCCAACGAGGGAACCATCACAGCGGAGGGTGACAACCTCGTCATCTGGGTCAAGGCCGCCGGCGAAATGCTTCTTGGACACTTCACTCCGAAGGAGCCCCATGACGCGCCGCCCGAGGCTCGCGACCTCGACGATCCGGTCTTCCTCCAAGACCTGCTGGCCGACATCGAACGCATCTGGCACCAGCGTGCACGTACGCGCCTGCGCAGCGCACCGGCCGGCAATCCCCTCAACCGATGGAACACCACCGTCACACCGGCTCTGGAACTGGTCGACGCCTACGCACACAGCCAGGCTGCTCAAGCTCTTCTGGACGCCGCCAACCAGGCTCCTCACCCCGAAGCGCAGCGCCAGCTGCGTTTGCTGCACCGCCTGTTCACCCTGCGCCGCGTGGCGGCGCACAGTGGGGACCTGCTTGCGGAGGGCTACCTGACCAGCGCTCAGGTGAGGCAGCTCCCCGACGCGGCCGAGAGTGTCGTCGTGGACCTCGCACCCGAGGCCTTGACCCTCACGAACGGATTCGCCGTAGTGGAGGACGTTCTCCTCGACCATCCCATCAACCATCCTGCTGCCTTCGATGCCATCGAAGGCGGCCTGCTGCGCCGGTGAGGGAATCGGAGTGAGATCTCCGAGCCGTGAACGCCCGGCGGCGTCGTGTCGGCAAAGGGGGTGTCACCCGGGGGACACGGTTCTAGAGTGGCGCGGTGATGACGCGGATGATCGTGCTCAACGGTGGCTCCAGCTCGGGGAAGTCCGGGATCGCCCGGTGCCTGCAGGCGGTCCTGCCGGACCCCTGGCTGGCCTTCGGGGTCGACACACTGATCCAGGCGATGCCCGCGTCCATGCAGGCGTCGGACGCGGGCATCGAGTTCGCTCCGGACGGTGAGGTGGTCGTCGGCCCCGATTTCCGTACGTTGGAGACGGCGTGGATCGAGGGTGTCGCCACGATGGCCCGGGCCGGAGCCAGGGTCATCGTCGACGAGGTCTTCCTCGGCGGGGCGGCGTCCCAGCAGCGATGGCAGAAGGCGCTCGGTGGAGTACAGGTGTTGTGGGTCGGCGTCCGGTGCGAGAGCGCGGTTGCCGCAGCCCGTGAGATCGCGCGCGGCGACCGGGTGACGGGCATGGCGGCGTCGCAGGTGGACGTGGTCCATCGGGGCGTGTTCTACGACCTGGAGGTGGACACGACGCGGAGCGAGTCCATGGAGTGCGCGCGGATCATCGCCGATCGCGTCGAGTGATCCGTTGGGTTGCAGTGGCCGCTTCCGGCCGCAGCACTACACGTCGCCGAGCTCCAGCTCACCGACGACCTGGTCCCCGCTCATCTCCCCGGTCAGCCGGAAACCGAGCTTCAGATAGAACTTCTCGGGCCCGTGCGACCCGGGAACCCAGGTCACGGTCGTGCGCGTCTGCCCGCGCCGCCGTATCTCCTCGCACACCGCCTCCACGGCGAAGCGACCGTAACCGCGACCCTGTTCATCGGCGGCGATGTTCAGCCGCCAGAGCCCGGAGCGGAGCCTGTCATCCGGCTTGTCCGGATCGAACCGGACATCGAAGAAGGCCATGACGAAACCCACGAGCCGTTCACCGTCGAAGATCAGCCGGGGCCAGGCGGCCTCGGGTGCGGCATACGCCTGAGCCAGCGACCAGGCGACCGGCTTCACGAGCCCGTCCTGGTCGGGACGTACTTTCAGCAGGCAGGCGGCCTCGACGTTGTCGGACGTGACCTTTTCGAGGCGAAGTGATGAAGACATGTCTGCAACCTACAGAGCGTGCTGAAAAACCACCGGGATCAGCCGCCGAAGCACGATGCAGGAGCGCCTTCGCCCCCGCTACGGCCATCGGGCCGCGACGGGGGCGTCTGAACGAATTCCCTTGCGGGAAACGTCAGTTGGCGGGCGCCTGGTACAGGCCTCGGCCGGCGCGGTGCGCCCGGGAGGTGCCGACGAGGCGGTCGAGGGTGCTGCGTACGGTGTTGATGCTGTTGGGGGTGAGCTCACGCCCCAGGGCCTTCGTGACCTCACGGGCACGGACAGGTGTGTCGCCGAACGTGGACAGCACCTTCATGGCCATCTCGGTGAGGCTGCCGCTGTCGTCGACGGCAGGCGCGGCAGGCGCGGCAGGCGCTGCCTTCTTCGGTGCCCTGGCCTTTGCGGGCTTGGCGTCCTTCGCGGGCGCGGTGGCCTTTGCGGGCTTGGCGGCCTTGGTGGCGACGGCCTTCTTGGCCGGCTCGCGCTCGCTCTTCGGCTTGGCGGGAGCCTGCTTGCGGCCCTTGGGTGCAGAAGTCTTCCGGGCGGTGCGGCGTGCGGGGGCGGCCGCTGTCGGCTCCTGCGAGACCTCCGCCGGGGTGGCGGAGTCAATGGAATACTGAGCCTGCTGCGGAATCTTGGGAGCGGCAACGCTCTCGGTCTCCGCCTCGGCCTTGACGTCCTCGGCTTCCGCCTTGACGTCCTCTGCCTCGACCTCCTGCGCCTCCGTGTTCGAGGGGGAGACAGGGGAGGTGGACAGCGAGCGCAGGGCCGTCAGTGCGGTCCGCACCGATTCCAGACGCTCGGTGACGGTCGCGAGCTCCTTTTCCAGGGTTTGCTGGTGCTGTTCCAGACGTGGAAGTTCCGCCTGCAACAAGGTAGTTGTGGCGTCGATGGTGTCGAGTGTGTTGGTCTCGGAGGTCATGTTGTCGCCCTTCTCTAGCGGCCGACCGATGGTGACCGATGTGTTGCAGCGTACGGGGCGTTGTGTTGTGGCCGGAAATCGACCTTCGGTGCGAACTGTCAAGGGCCACCTTCAGCACTGACTGCCAGTCTCCTGAAACTCCCTGCCGCGTGTACTGGAGACGGACTGATCGGCACTCGTTTGGCCGCACATGCTTCACTGGGGCCGGCCCGCTCCAGCCCCCACCTCCAGCTCCCTTCCGCCCCCGGTCACCTGCCGTCAGCCGTCGCCGGACACATCGTCGCCGCGCGAGGCGGCCTCAACCATGCGAGCCGTAGTGCTGGCACCGTCGAGCGCCTCGCGGACGATGTCCGCGTGCCCACTGTGGTGCGCGATCTCCCGGAAAACATGCAACAGTACGTGGCGGACGGTCCAGGTGATCGGTTCCGGCGGCGACCACGGGTACTGCGGGAGAGTCACGAGGCGGTCGAGGTCGGGCTCCTGCCGGACCGTGCGATCGAACTCCGCTGCCGCCGCGTGGAAGGCGTCGAGCAGCCCGGCCAGGGTCTCGCCCTTGGTCATCCGGGTGCCGTCGGGGTCGAGATCGGCCCAGTCGACCTTGCCCGGCGCCGTACCGTCGACCACCGCGAGCCACGTCCGTTGTACTTCGCCGAGATGCTTGAGCAGGCCGCCGAGCGTCAGCTCGCTGACGGTGGTGGCGATGCTTGCCTGCTCATCGCCGACGCCCGCGACGGTATAGAGAAAGTTGGTGCGCTGATCGGCAACGAGCGCGAGCAGATCCTCGCGCTCACCGCCCTGCGCGTCGTCGGTATGTATCGTTCCCATGCGGCATTCCCCAACGGTCGGGTCCTGGGACGCCCACACTAGGACTTCACGACGGGACAGACAGCGGAACAGGGCTCAGGGTTGCGACCAGCCGGGATAGAGCAGATTGACACGAACGTGGTTGTCGA
This region includes:
- a CDS encoding DUF445 domain-containing protein; protein product: MERIDGTGPGEQGAGRPERAREQVAGAARPAPGGRPAPLASFAYTAADEEKRRGVRRMKTTATGLLLLVALVYVLATWAKNVGVGGWPGFVAAAAEAGMVGALADWFAVTALFKRPLGLPIPHTAIIPTKKDQLGASLGSFVGENFLSGDVVRSRIHALGVGGRLGAWLAEPDHADRVTAELSTALRGALTVLRDSDVQAVVGEAITRRANAAEIGPGLGKMLEKIVADGGHRRMVDLICVRAHDWLVLHSDSVMDAVQGGAPGWTPRFVDKRVGERVYKELLRFITEMRDMPGHPARGSIDTFLTDFAADLQTDSDTRARVERLKSEILGRGEVQEVIASAWSSVRTMMIAAADDEQSELRLRARASLLTFGARLATDGRMQAKLEGWLEDAAVYVVTTYRAEITSLISDTVASWDADQTSKKIEAHIGRDLQFIRINGTVVGALAGLLIYTVSRALGA
- a CDS encoding MFS transporter, whose protein sequence is MPADIPAPTATTDVAPHPRFAVGVLAFCGVVVAVMQTIVVPLLPHIPALTGATPAAASWLVTVTLLTGAVFTPVLGRVGDMYGKRRVLVASLMVLVVGSVLCAVSSHIGVLITGRALQGAALAVVPLGISILRDELPPERVLSAVALMSSTLGIGAAVGLPVAALVVENFDWHTMFWVSGVIGVIDIVLVLWCVPESPLRTRGRFDAVGALGLSGALVCLLLAVTQGADWGWASARTVGLLVAAVVVALVWGAYELRVPTPMVDLRVSARPAVLLTNVAALLIGFAFYANSLVTAQMVQEPKATGYGLGASLVVSGLCLLPGGVMMVALSPVSARISAKYGPKVSLALAAGVIAAGYVVRYFTSHSLWMIIAGATVVASGTAIAYSALPALVMRGVPVSETGAANGLNTLMRSIGQAFCSATVAAVLADITFLVGGRTAPTLHAYQVVFLIAAGAALAAMLVTLCLPGGRTPTAGTVEESRNAPGDRKNGVRTMPIQEGA
- a CDS encoding TetR/AcrR family transcriptional regulator — protein: MTSRQATVPAPAPAPGPEPTAVDPGTGRDAILRAARRAFTQRPYAEVTIRGIAADAGVSPSLVVKHFGRKEELFNTVADFGPAAAELFDAPIDMLGRHMVVTLMSRRRELQSDPLLRVVFSLGNRDERSLLRDRFHEQVTDALAARLTGPERTLRAELIAGHLLGLGATLSLHREGAGAQATPEHIADLYAPALQTLITG
- a CDS encoding MepB family protein, which gives rise to MHADLLAAKSLVYDPCGFVCSRPAPEAESAEYGAHVFTVDGAAVRFRVARTTPTKVGQFVTVWKRSAGGPIQPYDSEDPVGLFVISTREADHFGQFVFPRDVLCERGIVSRNGSGGKRAFRVYPPWVTTTNRQAGRTQEWQADYFLHVGLPAEEGGAVDQGRSRALYHP
- a CDS encoding NADPH-dependent FMN reductase, translating into MSTPRVILLLSGSLRSGSSNETVLRTVQAVAPAGVRTVLYGGLAALPHFNPDDDAEPLPEPVAALRTAIDEADAVLVCTPEYAGTLPGAFKNLLDWTVGGTEICDKPTAWVNAAAPGRGQGAEATLRTVLGYTGADIVESACVRITVDRNAVDAEGIITDPGAREQLGQVLGLLTGRAAQIDRG
- a CDS encoding tectonin domain-containing protein translates to MADWKQVSGGLTTISVGSRTHVWGVNSLGQMYRYTGHDTNPWVGIPGKAVDIGVAADGTVWHVNSAGGIYRYTGDQGSTDWVAVSGGLTRISVGSRTHVWGVNSLGQIYRYTGHDTNPWVGIPGKAVDIGVAADGTVYHVNSAGGIYRYTGDQGSTDWVAVSGGLTRISVGSRTHVWGVNSLDQIYRYTGHDTNPWVGIPGKAVDIGVAADGTVWHVNSDGAIYRYTGDQPS